One Ignavibacteria bacterium genomic window, TACTCTTCGTGCCCCTTACCGGCAACGAGCACTACATCGTTCGGTCCGGCAGCAGCCAATGCGGCTCGGATAGCTTCTCGACGATCTTCGATCACGGTTGTACGCTCACGCACTGCCCCCTCAATACCTCCGAGAATGTGACGGAGAATATCGGCCGGGTCTTCGCTGCGCGGGTTGTCACTGGTGAGCCAAATGAAGTCAGCATGGAGGGCGGCGATGCGCCCCATTTCCGGACGTTTGCCTTTATCGCGATCACCACCGCACCCGAAGACCACATGAATGTGCGGCCGTGCGGATGAGTCAGCATGGAGCTTGCGAAGTACGCGCAGCGCATTGTCCAACGCGTCGGGAGTATGAGCATAGTCTACAACGGCAACAGCGCCATTCGGCAAGAGGTGACGTTCCATACGTCCGGCCGGACCACTGACCTGCGATAGATGCTGAACAACGTCGGCATCCGGTATTCCTTCTGCCAAACACATCACGGCACAGACGGCTGCATTGGTCACATTAAAATCACCGAGCAATGATGTTGTGCACTCCAAACGTGGCGGGATGTTCTGGAGATCACTGCGTCTGCGGACCAAAGCGAACGATGCACCTCGCAACGAAAGGTCCACATCAACGATACGCACGTCGGCATCCACATCTCGTCCAACGGTGATCGTTCGTTCAGCCTTGCAGTGACGTTTCATGTACGGGGTCCACTCGCTGTCGGCATCAAGCACCGCAACCGCATCCGGTTCCAGCATATCAAACAGTCTCTTCTTTGCCCTGCCATACGCTTCCATCGTCCGATGATAGTCGAGATGGTCTCTGGTCAGGTTCGTGAAGATGGCTCCTCTGAAGGGCACGCCCCAAACACGATGCTGATCAAGTGCGTGTGAGCTCACTTCCATGCAGACAGTATCGATGCTGTGCCCCCTCATCTCGAGGAAGAGATCGGCAAGTGCACGCGCATGGGGTGTTGTATAG contains:
- a CDS encoding UDP-N-acetylmuramoyl-L-alanyl-D-glutamate--2,6-diaminopimelate ligase, which gives rise to MTRLSRVMEAVDQLHSDELFDVDVVDVTTDSREVRPGWIFVAVRGTSFDGHTAITNAIAAGAVAIVAEIAPNGPCGVPVVTVKDSRLAFAQIVRVVTNGPATGLHIYGVTGTNGKTTCATILEQMFALAGRRVGFIGTTGNRFAGEVLATNYTTPHARALADLFLEMRGHSIDTVCMEVSSHALDQHRVWGVPFRGAIFTNLTRDHLDYHRTMEAYGRAKKRLFDMLEPDAVAVLDADSEWTPYMKRHCKAERTITVGRDVDADVRIVDVDLSLRGASFALVRRRSDLQNIPPRLECTTSLLGDFNVTNAAVCAVMCLAEGIPDADVVQHLSQVSGPAGRMERHLLPNGAVAVVDYAHTPDALDNALRVLRKLHADSSARPHIHVVFGCGGDRDKGKRPEMGRIAALHADFIWLTSDNPRSEDPADILRHILGGIEGAVRERTTVIEDRREAIRAALAAAGPNDVVLVAGKGHEEYQIIGLERLPFSDAAEIIAIGTAGRSGSM